The Gracilimonas sp. genome includes a region encoding these proteins:
- a CDS encoding YHS domain-containing protein, which produces MSHHAICPVSGLTIDNPVLSPHIEYEGMELFFCCPSCEDTFLREPDYYISGHRSFSFSN; this is translated from the coding sequence ATGTCACATCATGCAATCTGTCCTGTAAGCGGTTTAACTATAGATAACCCTGTCCTTTCCCCTCATATAGAATATGAGGGCATGGAGCTATTCTTCTGTTGTCCGTCTTGCGAGGATACTTTCTTAAGAGAACCTGACTATTACATTTCTGGTCATAGATCCTTTAGTTTTTCTAATTAA
- a CDS encoding NADH-quinone oxidoreductase subunit J, giving the protein MISVQLILLIIFGLAAIWFGWRVFMTSSMVRSALSLLASMVAIGILFLVMEAEFLGVLQIMMMGTEMSIMAIFMMMYMMDPGGLGQMDMYHQKNISIAAGVIVTVLIVGAALTTDWGTIATQFPGPHEQNRLLGMEILKRSMMIFETAGVTILTGMIASIAVALSIKNSVEK; this is encoded by the coding sequence ATGATATCTGTACAACTCATATTACTTATTATTTTTGGCCTGGCGGCTATCTGGTTTGGATGGCGCGTTTTTATGACCAGCTCTATGGTGCGGTCAGCTCTCTCACTTCTGGCGTCCATGGTGGCCATCGGCATATTATTTCTCGTTATGGAAGCCGAATTTTTGGGTGTTCTGCAAATCATGATGATGGGAACCGAAATGAGTATCATGGCCATCTTTATGATGATGTACATGATGGATCCTGGCGGGCTGGGACAGATGGATATGTATCACCAGAAAAATATCTCCATAGCAGCGGGCGTAATTGTAACCGTATTGATAGTCGGTGCTGCTCTTACCACCGACTGGGGTACAATAGCTACTCAGTTTCCGGGGCCGCATGAGCAAAACCGGCTGCTGGGTATGGAAATTCTGAAGCGGTCGATGATGATCTTCGAAACCGCCGGGGTGACCATTCTTACCGGAATGATCGCCTCTATCGCAGTCGCTTTGTCAATTAAAAACAGCGTGGAGAAGTAA
- a CDS encoding NADH-quinone oxidoreductase subunit A, protein MGITTAGLVWMLYLIKQSLGQTLDEPGKDIPAESGNLAPKPAWLRYHVHYYGYALLFLAFDMEMAYMYPWAVVYREVGILALLDMGVFLMILFLGLIYTWTQLGLKRQ, encoded by the coding sequence ATGGGGATTACAACAGCCGGTTTAGTGTGGATGCTTTATCTTATAAAGCAGTCGCTGGGCCAAACGCTGGACGAGCCAGGCAAGGACATCCCCGCCGAAAGCGGAAACCTGGCGCCCAAACCGGCCTGGCTGCGTTATCATGTACACTACTACGGCTATGCCCTGCTCTTTTTGGCCTTTGATATGGAGATGGCCTACATGTACCCCTGGGCAGTGGTTTACAGAGAAGTAGGCATTCTGGCCCTGCTTGACATGGGCGTTTTTCTGATGATTTTATTTCTGGGACTTATTTATACCTGGACTCAACTCGGACTCAAACGCCAATAA
- a CDS encoding NAD(P)/FAD-dependent oxidoreductase, with amino-acid sequence MKKEQIHIIGAGPGGLVAAINLAKAGFPVTVYEMYYEVGKRFNHDFQGIENWSTEEDTQEFLSRIGISVNYLFESLENVEFFNPSGQKYHYSMSRPLFYLIERGSNEWSLDQGLRRQAEEAGVHFEWGTKITKVPENGRVIISTGPKGGDAIAKGIIFSTTHKNYYAAFLGDDIAPHGYAYLLVHEGKATFATCLFEKFPKSLHYFEKALGEMKKHIMIDIQDSKYFGGYVNFSLNQTLVKNNRIYYVGENAGFQDALFGFGMRYAMHSGYLAAQSIIENRSYPNLCKEHIIPKMEVSLANRWLFTRLEDLGYTIMLDRLAEKDDIIPTLRTQYNPSWYKKIVFPVANRAFKTRLEDKQCMHENCSCVWCKHGEHDYAEVEC; translated from the coding sequence ATGAAAAAGGAACAAATACATATCATTGGAGCCGGCCCTGGTGGATTAGTAGCTGCTATCAATTTAGCCAAAGCCGGATTTCCGGTTACCGTTTATGAAATGTACTATGAGGTCGGTAAACGCTTTAACCATGATTTCCAGGGTATCGAAAACTGGTCAACCGAAGAAGATACTCAAGAATTTTTGAGCCGTATAGGTATTTCAGTGAATTATCTCTTTGAGTCCCTCGAAAATGTTGAGTTTTTTAATCCTTCTGGTCAAAAATACCATTATAGCATGTCACGACCCCTTTTTTATTTAATTGAACGAGGTTCTAACGAATGGAGCCTGGATCAGGGGTTGAGGCGGCAAGCAGAAGAAGCAGGAGTTCATTTTGAATGGGGAACAAAAATAACAAAGGTGCCTGAAAACGGCAGAGTAATAATAAGCACTGGCCCAAAAGGCGGTGATGCAATTGCGAAAGGAATCATTTTCTCTACAACTCATAAAAATTACTATGCGGCTTTCCTTGGTGATGATATTGCCCCACATGGTTATGCTTATTTATTGGTACATGAGGGTAAAGCTACATTTGCGACTTGTTTGTTTGAAAAATTTCCCAAGTCCCTCCATTATTTTGAAAAAGCTTTAGGTGAAATGAAAAAGCACATCATGATAGATATACAGGATTCAAAATATTTTGGCGGTTATGTCAATTTCTCACTAAATCAAACGCTGGTTAAAAACAACCGCATCTATTATGTGGGAGAAAATGCCGGGTTTCAAGACGCCTTGTTTGGCTTCGGCATGCGCTATGCCATGCACTCTGGATATCTGGCGGCCCAAAGCATCATCGAGAATCGTTCCTATCCTAACTTGTGCAAAGAGCATATCATCCCAAAAATGGAGGTGTCGTTGGCCAACCGCTGGTTGTTTACCCGCTTGGAAGACCTGGGATATACCATTATGCTCGACCGTCTGGCAGAAAAGGACGATATAATTCCTACCCTCCGAACTCAGTATAACCCAAGCTGGTATAAAAAGATTGTTTTTCCGGTCGCCAACCGGGCTTTCAAAACCCGGCTGGAAGACAAACAGTGTATGCACGAAAACTGCTCATGCGTATGGTGTAAGCATGGAGAGCACGACTATGCCGAAGTAGAATGCTAA
- the lgt gene encoding prolipoprotein diacylglyceryl transferase — protein MQPILFELGPFTIHTVSLFHTGGILIGIWWLYRQAIKNRVDPQKIMDLAVIVVLWAIIGARLFSILFDGSLQWYLQNPLKILMLWNGGFTFYGGFLFGLGAGIWYVRKHDLDLWQISDMAAPGLALGIAFGRLGCFFSGDSFGKPTDLPWAVTFTDSMSMAPTGIPLHPTQIYSTLVLLVVFGILLWWQKQQRFKGEIFLVFIMLYSVARSFVEIFRNDPRGVYLDGLISTSQIISLLVIIPALWLYFTKLRQNRRLKVEPSQ, from the coding sequence ATGCAACCCATTCTTTTTGAACTCGGCCCGTTTACCATTCATACGGTTAGCCTGTTTCACACTGGTGGCATTCTTATAGGAATATGGTGGCTTTATCGTCAGGCCATAAAAAACCGCGTCGACCCTCAAAAAATAATGGATCTAGCTGTCATCGTCGTCCTCTGGGCCATTATTGGTGCGCGACTTTTCTCTATCCTGTTCGATGGCAGCCTGCAGTGGTACCTGCAAAATCCATTGAAAATTCTGATGCTCTGGAATGGAGGCTTTACGTTCTATGGAGGTTTCTTGTTCGGACTAGGAGCCGGGATTTGGTATGTACGAAAACATGATCTGGACTTATGGCAAATTAGCGATATGGCAGCGCCCGGCCTGGCGCTGGGCATCGCCTTTGGACGACTGGGCTGCTTCTTTTCGGGAGACAGTTTCGGCAAACCGACGGATCTTCCCTGGGCGGTTACCTTTACTGATTCAATGTCGATGGCCCCAACGGGTATCCCACTGCACCCCACCCAAATCTATTCCACGCTTGTCCTATTGGTAGTATTTGGCATTTTGCTTTGGTGGCAAAAACAGCAGCGTTTTAAAGGAGAAATCTTCCTGGTTTTTATTATGCTTTATTCTGTCGCACGGTCTTTTGTAGAAATTTTTAGAAATGATCCCCGGGGCGTTTATCTTGACGGCTTAATTTCTACCTCACAGATTATCAGCTTATTAGTGATAATACCAGCCCTGTGGCTGTATTTTACGAAACTTCGTCAAAACAGGCGTTTAAAAGTTGAACCTTCACAGTAA
- a CDS encoding complex I subunit 1 family protein encodes MTPFLSGFMITLLFVGGVYFVAVLERCSMTGNVSWSGPARSFLLLFAQEEIKTRKHDKVFFETAPILFIGVILLTISILPFSRGSVVIDLGTGALFINAALVYIMVALLMAGWAVNGVYAMVGGWRALAQLIAYSMPVVMALTATVMRAESMFLTDIVESQQSLWNILYQPVGFILFYISALAIAFLPPFDLPVAEGELAGGVWADLTGARKLLFRLGRLALVLTLSVAVVVLYLGGWMGPWLPGFVWTFLKTLLVAASFFAVGHFIPRIRHDHLLEYNWKYGVPLALYNIFQVGVVLLL; translated from the coding sequence ATGACGCCTTTTTTAAGCGGTTTTATGATTACCCTCCTTTTTGTGGGAGGAGTATATTTTGTAGCAGTACTGGAACGCTGCTCAATGACGGGAAACGTAAGCTGGAGCGGTCCGGCCCGGTCATTTTTGCTGCTGTTTGCCCAAGAGGAGATCAAAACCCGAAAGCACGACAAGGTGTTTTTTGAAACAGCTCCGATCCTTTTTATCGGAGTGATCTTGTTGACGATTTCCATCCTGCCGTTCAGCCGGGGAAGCGTGGTCATCGATCTGGGAACCGGCGCCCTCTTTATCAATGCGGCGCTGGTCTATATAATGGTGGCCCTGCTGATGGCCGGATGGGCTGTTAACGGCGTGTACGCCATGGTTGGCGGCTGGCGCGCGCTGGCACAGCTTATCGCCTACTCCATGCCGGTAGTAATGGCATTGACGGCCACGGTAATGCGGGCTGAATCAATGTTTCTGACAGACATCGTCGAATCCCAACAGTCTTTGTGGAATATTCTATATCAGCCGGTGGGTTTCATTTTGTTTTATATTTCGGCGCTGGCCATCGCTTTTCTTCCCCCTTTCGACCTTCCGGTAGCAGAAGGTGAGCTGGCAGGAGGGGTCTGGGCCGACCTTACCGGCGCCCGCAAGCTGTTGTTTCGTCTGGGCCGGCTTGCTTTGGTGTTAACTTTGTCGGTAGCAGTGGTTGTACTGTACCTGGGTGGATGGATGGGCCCCTGGCTGCCCGGTTTTGTCTGGACTTTTCTGAAAACCTTACTGGTAGCGGCCTCTTTTTTTGCTGTCGGTCATTTTATACCCCGCATCCGGCACGACCATCTGCTGGAATACAACTGGAAGTACGGGGTACCCTTAGCCCTTTATAACATATTTCAGGTAGGAGTAGTCTTGCTGTTATGA